From a single Lolium rigidum isolate FL_2022 chromosome 7, APGP_CSIRO_Lrig_0.1, whole genome shotgun sequence genomic region:
- the LOC124669166 gene encoding uncharacterized protein LOC124669166 — protein MASGAQVKMIAIGMMLAIVLAVAANAEPDPSHKKDICIDKTDKVPGATACICSKNCACAGKCILAGGDGDEVKTCFVECVLKNDCNCNAEGSSDPAPQANK, from the coding sequence ATGGCTTCTGGTGCTCAGGTGAAGATGATTGCCATTGGCATGATGTTGGCCATTGTGCTCGCCGTCGCTGCTAATGCGGAACCAGATCCCTCACATAAGAAGGATATCTGCATCGACAAGACGGACAAGGTTCCTGGCGCCACTGCCTGCATCTGCTCCAAGAACTGTGCTTGTGCCGGAAAGTGCATATTagctggtggtgatggtgatgaggtCAAGACATGCTTCGTCGAATGCGTCCTCAAGAATGACTGCAACTGTAATGCTGAAGGTTCCAGCGACCCAGCACCACAGGCTAATAAGTAG